The Chiroxiphia lanceolata isolate bChiLan1 chromosome 12, bChiLan1.pri, whole genome shotgun sequence genome window below encodes:
- the CHRNA7 gene encoding neuronal acetylcholine receptor subunit alpha-7 — protein MGLPALGLWLLAAAGIVRESLQGEFQRKLYKELLKNYNPLERPVANDSQPLTVYFTLSLMQIMDVDEKNQVLTTNIWLQMYWTDHYLQWNVSEYPGVKNVRFPDGLIWKPDILLYNSADERFDATFHTNVLVNSSGHCQYLPPGIFKSSCYIDVRWFPFDVQKCNLKFGSWTYGGWSLDLQMQEADISGYISNGEWDLVGVPGKRTESFYECCKEPYPDVTFTVTMRRRTLYYGLNLLIPCVLISALALLVFLLPADSGEKISLGITVLLSLTVFMLLVAEIMPATSDSVPLIAQYFASTMIIVGLSVVVTVIVLQYHHHDPDGGKMPKWTRIILLNWCAWFLRMKRPGEEKVRPACQHKQRRCSLSSVEMNTVSGQQASNGNMLYIGFRGLEGVHCTPTTDSGVICGRMTCSPTDEENLLHSGHPSEGDPDLAKILEEVRYIANRFRDQDEEEAICNEWKFAASVVDRLCLMAFSVFTIICTIGILMSAPNFVEAVSKDFA, from the exons ATGGGCCTCCCGGCgctggggctgtggctgctggcggcggcggggaTCGTGCGCG AGTCCCTGCAAGGAGAGTTCCAAAGGAAGCTTTACAAGGAGCTGCTGAAAAATTACAACCCTCTGGAGCGACCAGTTGCAAATGATTCCCAGCCACTCACTGTCTACTTCACTCTCAGCCTCATGCAGATCATGGATGTG GATGAAAAGAATCAAGTATTAACAACAAATATCTGGCTACAAATG TACTGGACAGATCATTATCTACAGTGGAATGTGTCTGAGTACCCGGGAGTGAAGAACGTCCGTTTCCCGGATGGACTGATTTGGAAGCCTGATATTCTTCTCTATAACAG TGCTGATGAAAGATTTGATGCGACTTTTCACACCAACGTTTTAGTCAACTCTTCAGGACACTGCCAATACCTGCCCCCAG GCATATTCAAAAGCTCCTGCTACATAGATGTGCGCTGGTTTCCATTTGATGTGCAGAAATGTAACCTGAAGTTTGGATCCTGGACTTACGGAGGCTGGTCCCTGGACTTACAGATGCAGGAAGCAGATATATCTGGCTACATTTCAAATGGGGAGTGGGATTTAGTAG GAGTTCCTGGGAAGAGGACTGAGAGCTTTTACGAGTGTTGTAAAGAACCCTACCCAGATGTAACATTCACAGTAACCATGAGACGTAGGACTCTCTATTATGGACTCAATCTCCTTATTCCTTGTGTACTGATATCAGCACTTGCTTTGTTAgttttcctgcttccagcagacTCAGGAGAAAAGATCTCACTAG GTATCACAGTTTTATTGTCTCTCACTGTGTTCATGCTGCTTGTGGCTGAAATTATGCCAGCGACCTCTGACTCCGTGCCCTTAATCG ctCAGTATTTTGCCAGCACTATGATTATTGTTGGTCTTTCTGTGGTTGTCACTGTTATTGTTCTACAATACCACCACCACGATCCAGATGGAGGAAAAATGCCTAAATGG aCGAGGATCATCCTTCTGAACTGGTGTGCTTGGTTTCTGAGGATGAAAAGACCAGGGGAGGAGAAGGTGCGTCCTGCCTGCCAGCACAAACAGCGGCGCTGCAGCCTGTCCAGCGTGGAGATGAACACTGTGAGCGGGCAGCAAGCCAGCAATGGCAACATGCTCTACATTGGCTtcagggggctggagggggtTCACTGCACACCTACCACCGATTCAGGTGTGATCTGTGGGAGGATGACCTGCTCACCAACAGATGAAGAAAACCTGCTGCACAGTGGCCACCCCTCTGAAGGTGACCCAGATCTGGCTAAGATTTTGGAAGAGGTGAGGTACATTGCAAACCGGTTCAGAGACCAGGATGAAGAGGAAGCCATTTGCAATGAGTGGAAGTTTGCAGCCTCTGTAGTGGATCGGCTCTGCTTGATGGCCTTTTCAGTCTTCACCATCATTTGTACAATTGGTATTTTAATGTCAGCACCAAACTTTGTAGAGGCTGTGTCTAAAGATTTTGCTTAA